GGGGTGGGGTTTGGCAAATCTATCATTTTCACAACTTATTTTGACTGTTTGCGTAGTCCTGGCCATCGCATTTTTGCTAATCCGGCCGCTGTCTACCGCATGGATTGGATTACCGCGTCCAGTACATCAAACACAGTCTTTTCAGCCGTTTTTCTTGGCCGTACGTCAGATAACGCATGATTCGTTTCTTGGTTTGGCATTAGCGATTCGTGGGCTAAACAACCTGTTGTGGCCGGCTTTTACTTTAGGCATCCCTTTGTTGGTGCTCAAACAATGGCACCATGGGTCATTAGGTTATGGAGTTATACGGTCTACATGGGGATTGAGCACGATTATTGGTGCGGTGTGGCTTCTTCCCCGAATCCGGGCATCTCTCAAAAAGTTCTATTTCGTATCGTGGATGATGACAGGAACCGGCTTTGCCTTGTTAGCCTTAAGCCCGTCTTATTATTGGGCACTGGGCGCCGCGATGATCGGAGCCATCGCGTCTCCAGCAGTGCATGTGGCCTTAGATACCCATATTGGCGAGCATATTCCCGCGTCAGATCAAGGACATGTGTTTGCGGTCCAACAATTTGTCATGTCTGGCCTCGGAGTGATGGGTCTTGGTATTATGGCCGCATTATACAAAGTCTTTCATCCACAAACGGTTTTGATTTTAACAGGAATGGTGATGATTAGTGCTGCCGTTGTCGGATTTTTGTACTATTCTCGTCATATAGCGGGCAATCAAGCCAAGATGTCCGTATAAAACAATTTTCCAGCTCCATTCAAATTGTGATGCCCTTGCAACCGACTAGACCTCATCTGAGCAGGTATCGCATCCGGAGGCTGCCACAAGAGGCGCTGTAATGAGGCGAACATTGAAGTCGATGGGCGCTTCCCGAAAAGCATCCCAGGTTGGAGGCTTTTCCCCAGTCAATTGAGCCAACTTTTGTGCCTGGTGATACTCATGGACTAATTTGCGATCATAATCACCCGTTTGCAATGTCACGTCCCATACCGCCAAGCTAAATAAGGCCACCCCGATCAATTCTAAAATGATCACGCGAATCCTCTCCTCATTCGTTTCATAAATCCCTGGGTTGTCGTTTTACTGTGTAAAAATACACATTAGTCAAATTTAAACATATTTTGAATCCTTTGCCCATCAAAATG
The Sulfobacillus thermosulfidooxidans DNA segment above includes these coding regions:
- a CDS encoding MFS transporter; this encodes MPYAHYRQFLWVVFLNYFVQNSWSVLLLWRVLEKTHSAVWMAFALMLGTISDVFVGLLGPQRGGGQSIASIMLFQTVIMGVGVILAPSSLVGLLVIALINGWLSGRVVPLLQAHLMRHTPVDHLRHASRGYELASRFGILLGPLAAGWGLANLSFSQLILTVCVVLAIAFLLIRPLSTAWIGLPRPVHQTQSFQPFFLAVRQITHDSFLGLALAIRGLNNLLWPAFTLGIPLLVLKQWHHGSLGYGVIRSTWGLSTIIGAVWLLPRIRASLKKFYFVSWMMTGTGFALLALSPSYYWALGAAMIGAIASPAVHVALDTHIGEHIPASDQGHVFAVQQFVMSGLGVMGLGIMAALYKVFHPQTVLILTGMVMISAAVVGFLYYSRHIAGNQAKMSV